Proteins co-encoded in one Macrobrachium nipponense isolate FS-2020 chromosome 24, ASM1510439v2, whole genome shotgun sequence genomic window:
- the LOC135205511 gene encoding balbiani ring protein 3-like — protein MVNRGTLPLLVVVGLIAILALLHPVDSNTVKEVGRCNEGQCRKPSSNCKEIPGEKCGDGLVCCKLRKSGNNAKRTNMNGNKGGNQKDKNNKQDVKDKRNNDKGSEEKKKKEVSKAEAKGTKKQDGGRKESKKENEKNEIKDKSKKDGGRNTKPGGTDKPKGRSKKPGGRQNGPRSQPNNSGANNSKGQKEQGNKKSQKDSTAKLCAEKEGRCIRRGQCNINKGKQDCKYGVCCTDVKRSGSSNTPKSNGCNPKNCVEEKQCNIPNAKNRGCNQGFVCCTKRNRNLNGNNGCQRFGGQCKMENKCQGKIVNAKCPGNSKCCVSGVKSNSPGYPCEKRRGKCQTTCEKGTVRMKGVCPENNVCCGAKRIQSGPKTHQRIEKRKSCKQMKMKCKSKCPKKKITEFGGCKTGTVCCNVKGKNNNCKKRGGTCQSPDVSCNKTLNPKGCKKGQVCCKRNECVESGGKCKKKCSGSIVDLSGCNSKQVCCKNRQTCRAAAGRCRTSNKCPPETIIADVNKCPNNKVCCPAAKTCNKAKGKCRPLSKCKGDIIPVGRPCKDGKVCCGKKGTCKEAKGVCRKATQCTPPDTVVNVSKKCANNKVCCKKEGVITTTPPSTNPETPTPTGEGPVSPPVSPNPDTTKAPPSGNDTTKAPPSGPDTTKGPPSGNDTTKAPPSGPDTTKAPPSGNDTTKAPPSGNDTTKATPSGPDTTKAPPSGPDTTKTPSSGPDTTKAPPSGPDTTKAPPSGPDTTKAPTSGPDTTKAPTSGPDTTKSPSSGPDTTNAPTSNKPDTTIAPTSKPNTTQPPISTTPETAVTPSTTKSGTTGAPTSSSSGSTETPTSSAPTTTTSVTPTPRLPAIYRQISELNTVRNSLNGLLKNLYDIYNEIQNVLNAASNQKTQTNERFGCRYK, from the exons atgGTGAACCGAGGGACGCTCCCTTTACTGGTCGTTGTGGGCCTCATCGCCATTCTAGCGCTACTTCACCCAGTGGACTCG aatactGTGAAAGAAGTTGGCAGATGTAATGAAGGACAATGCAGGAAGCCTTCTTCTAACTGCAAGGAAATTCCAGGAGAGAAATGTGGAGATGGCCTCGTCTGTtgcaaattaagaaaat CTGGGAATAATGCCAAGAGAACAAACATGAATGGAAATAAAGGAGGTAACCagaaagacaaaaacaataaacaagatgttaaagataaaagaaataatgataaaggcagcgaagaaaagaagaaaaaagaggtaAGTAAAGCCGAagcaaaaggaacaaaaaaacaaGACGGAGGTAGAAaggaaagcaaaaaggaaaacgagaaaaacgaaataaaagataaaagcaaaaaagaTGGAGGAAGAAACACAAAACCAGGAGGAACAGACAAACCAAAAGGGCGAAGTAAAAAACCTGGGGGAAGACAGAATGGCCCGAGATCTCAACCGAACAATTCTGGAGCGAACAACAGCAAAGGGCAAAAGGAACAGGGAAATAAAAAGAGTCAGAAAGACTCGACAGCCAAACTTTGCGCTGAAAAGGAAGGCAGGTGCATTCGTAGGGGCCAATGCAACATAAACAAAGGAAAGCAGGACTGCAAGTACGGCGTTTGTTGTACTGATGTAAAGAGGTCCGGTTCTTCAAACACCCCGAAGAGCAATGGGTGCAACCCGAAGAACTGTGTCGAGGAAAAGCAGTGCAATATCCCAAATGCAAAGAACAGAGGTTGCAACCAAGGTTTCGTGTGTTGCACCAAGAGAAACAGAAACCTAAACGGAAATAATGGATGTCAAAGATTTGGGGGCCAATGCAAGATGGAAAATAAATGCCAAGGAAAAATCGTGAACGCCAAATGCCCAGGCAACTCCAAATGCTGCGTTTCTGGGGTGAAAAGTAACAGCCCAGGTTATCCCTGCGAGAAGAGGAGGGGGAAGTGCCAGACTACCTGTGAGAAGGGCACAGTTCGCATGAAAGGTGTATGCCCGGAGAACAATGTATGCTGTGGAGCCAAGCGAATCCAATCTGGACCTAAAACACATCAGAGAATTGAAAAAAGGAAGAGCTGtaagcaaatgaaaatgaaatgcaaatcTAAGTGCCCAAAGAAAAAGATAACAGAATTCGGAGGTTGCAAAACGGGAACGGTCTGTTGCAATGTCAAGGGGAAGAACAACAATTGCAAGAAAAGAGGTGGTACTTGTCAAAGTCCAGATGTGTCTTGTAATAAAACATTAAACCCCAAGGGCTGTAAAAAGGGCCAGGTATGTTGCAAAAGGAACGAATGCGTGGAAAGCGGAGGCAAGTGCAAAAAGAAATGCTCTGGTAGCATAGTCGACCTCTCGGGGTGTAATAGTAAACAAGTCTGCTGTAAAAATAGGCAAACGTGTCGTGCTGCTGCCGGAAGGTGTCGAACGTCGAATAAATGCCCTCCCGAAACGATCATTGCCGACGTTAACAAATGCCCCAACAACAAAGTGTGTTGTCCCGCAGCAAAGACTTGCAACAAAGCCAAAGGAAAATGTAGGCCTCTATCGAAATGCAAAGGCGATATAATCCCGGTAGGAAGACCTTGTAAGGACGGCAAAGTTTGCTGCGGCAAGAAAGGGACTTGCAAGGAAGCGAAGGGCGTCTGTCGGAAAGCAACGCAGTGCACGCCACCCGATACAGTCGTCAATGTCAGCAAGAAATGCGCCAATAACAAAGTATGCTGCAAGAAAG agggtgTTATAACAACTACACCTCCATCAACGAACCCTGAAACACCCACTCCTACAGGAGAAGGACCAGTAAGTCCTCCTGTATCCCCAAATCCTGACACAACAAAGGCTCCTCCATCAGGAAATGACACGACAAAGGCTCCTCCATCTGGACCTGACACAACAAAGGGTCCTCCATCAGGAAATGACACAACAAAGGCTCCTCCATCAG GACCTGACACAACAAAGGCTCCTCCATCAGGAAATGACACAACAAAGGCTCCTCCATCAGGAAATGACACAACAAAGGCTACTCCATCTGGACCTGACACAACAAAAGCTCCTCCATCAGGACCTGACACAACAAAAACCCCTTCATCTGGACCTGACACAACGAAGGCTCCTCCATCTGGACCTGACACAACGAAGGCTCCTCCATCTGGACCTGACACAACAAAGGCTCCTACATCTGGACCTGACACAACAAAGGCTCCTACATCTGGACCTGACACAACAAAGTCTCCTTCATCTGGACCTGACACAACAAATGCACCTACATCCAATAAACCTGACACCACAATTGCCCCTACATCCAAACCTAATACAACGCAACCTCCTATATCCACGACACCTGAGACAGCCGTCACTCCTTCAACCACTAAATCTGGCACCACCGGAGCTCCTACTTCCTCGAGTTCGGGCTCAACAGAAACTCCTACTTCATCAGCTCCTACAACCACTACAAGCGTTACTCCAACTCCAAGACTACCAGCGATCTACAGGCAAATTTCTGAACTAAATACTGTAAGAAATTCATTAAATGGCCTTTTGAAGAACTTATATGATATCTACAATGAAATCCAAAATGTGCTAAACGCAGCAAGTAACCAGAAAACGCAGACAAACGAGAGATTTGGCTGCAGATATAAGTAA